DNA from Candidatus Woesearchaeota archaeon:
AGCTCTTTTTCCAAATCTTTGACTTCACGATCGAGTTTCAGCACCTTGAATTTTTGCAGGCGCTGTTGAAGAGCCGCAGTTTCCATGAGCAGTTCCTTCTGCTCTTTTCCAAGGATTTGCTTTTTGGTTGCCCAAGTCGCGTTCAGTGTCGGAATAGCATCGCATCCAGTCAGAGCCTGCTCGTTTGTTTCCCCCGCACTGTTTTGCACGGCACTTGGGTGAGAGGGATCGTCACTCGTTGCGCACGCAGAGAGGAACACTGCAGCCAACACCAGAAGAATTATCATTGTTTTTTTCATGCTTTCACCTTTTTATCGCTTAAGCGTTGTATGAGTTTTTCAGCGTCAGTCACTTTTTTGACGAAATAATCAGGAATTTCGTAGTCATCTGCCGGCTTTGCTTTCGCGTACCTGCCCTGCAATACCCGAACGGTGGTCATGCCGAGCTGGTTGGCAATTTTTATTTCATCAGCAATCTTGTCGCCAATGCAGATAACATCTGCCGGAGCCATGTTCATTTTTTTGAGGAAATCCTCAAAGCATTCGCGCTTGGTCAGCTCGAGCGTGCTGTATTGGTCAACGCCAATGAAGTGGAATAGTGGGCGCAGCTTGAGCGCGTCAATTTTTTTGTTCTGGCGCTCATACCCACCAAAGGTAACCAGTCCCAGCTTATATTTTTTTCGCAGGCGCAGCAGCATAGTGCGGACACCGGGGAACAATTTGATTGAGGTAATGCCAAGAGCAGGAAGAAAATAGATTTTTTCTGCACGCGAACATATGGCACCGGCGCTTTTTCCAGCACCAAGCTGTTTACAGACGAGGTGCGTTGCTTTTATTACATTGGGCTCCTGTTTGAGGATTTTTTGGTAGGTGGTGAACACTTTTTTCGGGGAACAGTTCAGAAGAGGAGCAATCTCAGTGCTAATGTGCTTCACCACGCGGGCAAACACTGTGCCGGTGCAGTCATACAACGTGTCGTCCAAGTCAAATATAATGCCGCTGATGTTCATGTGGCCTCTTTTTTGTGTTTTTTGCTGTTTTTTGTTTTTTCTGTTTTTGAGATTTATAAAGTTGTTTGTCACGTGCGGCAACAAACTTTAAATACCCTTCGCGCACCGAGAAGAGTATGAAGAGTGTAAAAAGAGGATTGCAGCTGGATACGCCGACACTTCCCGGCCATCGCGTGGTGGCACTGCCCGCGCCGTGGGGCCGCAGGATTCTCGCGTTTCTCATCGACCTTATCATTCTCAACATATTCGTGACCGGCTCGTTTCAGAATGTGATTAGAAAATTGCTGCCGGCAGACGCATCGTATCACACGATTCAGTCAGCGCTTGAAAACCAGCCAGCACTGGCAACGGCCATTTTTTTCGTTGCGCTGCTCTCCGGCATTTTTGCTGTACTCTATTTTTCCATTCTGGAAAGCCAGTTGGGATATACCGTCGGAAAACTGTTCATGCAGATTCGCGTTGCGCCGCTATACCATGAGCCGCTGACGTTCTGGAAATGTATGGTGCGCAGCCTCATGATGATTCCAGTATTCCCGTTCATTATCTTATGGATTGCTGACCCGCTGTATGCCTTGTTTTCGCCGCTCCGGCAGCGATTGCTGGAGCAGTGGAGCAAAACAATGACTGTGAGTTATGTCGTCGTATAAAGGAGGGATTCATATGGAAAAACAATCACCAAAAACACCGTGGCTGACTATCATTCTTGTGCTCGTGGTGTTGAGCATCTTCAGCGTGATTATCGCCGGCGGCATCGGCATGTTTCTCGGCATGGGCGGCAGTGAAACACCCGGCACGGGCAATGTCGCAATCATTCCGATTGAAGGCCCGATTGTCACCACACCAAGCACTGGACTGGGGCAACGCGAATCGGTATCGGATGATGTTATTGGCCTGATTGAAAAAGCACAAAAAGATGTCAGCATAAAAGCGATTGTCTTTTCCATTAATTCTCCGGGCGGCAGCCCGGTAGCATCGGATGAAATTGCAACAGCAATCAGACAGACAAATGCAAACAAGACAACAGTTGCGCTGATTCGTGACCTCGGTGCATCGGGCGCGTTTTGGATTGCAACTGCGACAAATCATGTTGTTGCGAATCCGGCATCATTCACCGGCTCCATTGGTGTCATTGGCTCGTATCTCGAATTTGGAAACTTCCTCGATGACCACAATGTGACCTACCGGCGGCTCACCGCAGGAAAATACAAAGACATGGGCAGCCCGTTCAAAACAATGACCGCGGAAGAACAGCAACTCTTCCAGCAAAGTCTCGATGAGTTGCACACGCTGTTCATCAATGCGGTTGCGGAAAACCGAAAGCTTTCACCAGAAACTGTGCGCACACTTGCGACTGGCCAGTTTTACACTGGTATACAGGCAAAGAAATATGGGCTGGTTGACGATCTTGGAGGTATACAAGAAGTGCGTGCATACCTGAAACAGCAACTGAAGACCGACGTCAAATTTGTGTCCTTCAAAAAGCCGAAGGGATTGTTTGAGCGGCTGGCAAGCAGCTTTTCAAATCTCGGCTTTAGTGTGGGGCAGGGAATTGGGGCGAGCTTGAAGGAAGAACCGAACACCAAGATGATGGTTTAAGTTTTTATTTAATTTATTTTTTTAATTCTTTTTGGTTAGTTTTCTACTTCAGTTCTTCATCAATCTCTTTCGCAATGTTCAGAAGCTCAAGACAGGATTCGTTGATGTCTTTCCGGAGCTGTTCAACAACGGCTTCGAGGTTTGCCACGCGGAGAATGTAACCGCCTGGAGTGTGAATGATTAAGCCAGTACCAGCAAGTTTGTGCAAATGGAACACAACGGTGCCGCGGCTCAGGTTCGTGCGCACGGCGAGCTCATCTGATGTCAGCGCGCGGTGGCGCTTTGCGTTTTTCAGCAGTTCAAGAAAGACACGGAAGCATGATTTTTCCTTGTCACGCTGGCCAAACAGGCCGAGAGAGCTTCCAAACCATTGCAGCTCGTCGTTAATATTGCGCGCCGGAGGCTGATGGATTCTCACAATGGTGATGCGCTGCTGGCGGATCATGGTTTTCAAGGTATTTAAAGGGACGCCCCTATATAAAAGTGTTGATTTCAAGTCAACGAAAGGTTTATATATGACCTCTGATTTGTTGATTTAAAGTCAACTGAAAGTGGGACGAAACATATGGAACAAAAAAAACACGAACAGAAAAATGAATCAAAGCAAGAGAAGCACGAAAACAAAGAACAGAAACATGCCCCTGAGCACACCCCTGATACCACGCCTCCGACCCCTGACAATATCAATACCCCTGACCTCGTCAACGACCTTACCAACACGGTCAAGCGCGTGCAAGCAGAATTTGAAAACTACAAGAAACGGGTACTGCGAGATCAAGACGCAAGCCAGAAGCACGCGGTCGCCAGCTTCATCAAAAAAATAATCCCTATCATTGACACATTTGAGCTTGCACTGAAACACACTGATAACCACAACGATTTTGTCACGGGCAT
Protein-coding regions in this window:
- the sppA gene encoding signal peptide peptidase SppA; protein product: MEKQSPKTPWLTIILVLVVLSIFSVIIAGGIGMFLGMGGSETPGTGNVAIIPIEGPIVTTPSTGLGQRESVSDDVIGLIEKAQKDVSIKAIVFSINSPGGSPVASDEIATAIRQTNANKTTVALIRDLGASGAFWIATATNHVVANPASFTGSIGVIGSYLEFGNFLDDHNVTYRRLTAGKYKDMGSPFKTMTAEEQQLFQQSLDELHTLFINAVAENRKLSPETVRTLATGQFYTGIQAKKYGLVDDLGGIQEVRAYLKQQLKTDVKFVSFKKPKGLFERLASSFSNLGFSVGQGIGASLKEEPNTKMMV
- a CDS encoding nucleotide exchange factor GrpE, with the protein product MEQKKHEQKNESKQEKHENKEQKHAPEHTPDTTPPTPDNINTPDLVNDLTNTVKRVQAEFENYKKRVLRDQDASQKHAVASFIKKIIPIIDTFELALKHTDNHNDFVTGMTLVHEQLNAVLKQAGVEKIQKNIPYNPELHHALLAEESDQPEQTVLNEILPGYMLYGMVLRPAQVTVAKKRAQKNEKKQ
- a CDS encoding HAD family hydrolase translates to MTNNFINLKNRKNKKQQKTQKRGHMNISGIIFDLDDTLYDCTGTVFARVVKHISTEIAPLLNCSPKKVFTTYQKILKQEPNVIKATHLVCKQLGAGKSAGAICSRAEKIYFLPALGITSIKLFPGVRTMLLRLRKKYKLGLVTFGGYERQNKKIDALKLRPLFHFIGVDQYSTLELTKRECFEDFLKKMNMAPADVICIGDKIADEIKIANQLGMTTVRVLQGRYAKAKPADDYEIPDYFVKKVTDAEKLIQRLSDKKVKA
- a CDS encoding HTH domain-containing protein, whose translation is MIRQQRITIVRIHQPPARNINDELQWFGSSLGLFGQRDKEKSCFRVFLELLKNAKRHRALTSDELAVRTNLSRGTVVFHLHKLAGTGLIIHTPGGYILRVANLEAVVEQLRKDINESCLELLNIAKEIDEELK
- a CDS encoding RDD family protein, with the protein product MKSVKRGLQLDTPTLPGHRVVALPAPWGRRILAFLIDLIILNIFVTGSFQNVIRKLLPADASYHTIQSALENQPALATAIFFVALLSGIFAVLYFSILESQLGYTVGKLFMQIRVAPLYHEPLTFWKCMVRSLMMIPVFPFIILWIADPLYALFSPLRQRLLEQWSKTMTVSYVVV